From the Carya illinoinensis cultivar Pawnee chromosome 4, C.illinoinensisPawnee_v1, whole genome shotgun sequence genome, one window contains:
- the LOC122308203 gene encoding V-type proton ATPase subunit D-like — MAGQSQRLNVVPTVTMLGAMKARLVGATRGHALLKKKSDALTMQFRQILKKIVSTKESMGEIMKTSSFALTEVKYVAGDSIKHSVLENVKTASLKVRSKQENIAGVKLPKFEYFTEGETKNDLTGLARGGQQVQQCRAAYVKAIEVLVELASLQTSFLTLDAAIKTTNRRVNALENVVKPRLENTIIYIKAELDELEREDFFRLKKIQGYKKRALERQQAAAKQFSVEQSAEKVSLQKGISISSAHNFLSAAAHKDEDIIF; from the coding sequence ATGGCCGGTCAAAGCCAGCGCTTGAATGTAGTTCCCACTGTAACAATGCTGGGGGCCATGAAAGCACGTCTTGTTGGTGCTACTAGAGGTCATGCTCTTCTCAAGAAGAAGAGTGATGCTTTAACTATGCAGTTCCGTCAGATTCTCAAAAAGATTGTTTCCACAAAAGAGTCAATGGGAGAGATCATGAAGACCTCTTCATTTGCCCTAACCGAAGTCAAGTACGTTGCTGGAGATAGTATCAAGCACAGTGTCCTCGAGAATGTAAAAACTGCATCTCTCAAAGTTCGATCAAAGCAAGAAAATATTGCTGGCGTGAAGCTCCCCAAGTTCGAATATTTTACTGAAGGTGAGACAAAGAATGACCTAACTGGATTGGCTAGAGGTGGACAACAAGTTCAGCAGTGTCGTGCAGCTTATGTGAAAGCAATTGAGGTTCTTGTTGAGCTTGCTTCACTTCAGACATCATTCTTAACACTTGATGCAGCAATCAAGACCACTAATCGTAGGGTTAATGCACTAGAGAATGTTGTGAAGCCAAGGTTGGAGAACACCATAATTTACATTAAGGCGGAGTTGGATGAACTGGAAAGGGAGGACTTCTTCAGGTTAAAGAAGATACAAGGTTATAAGAAGAGGGCACTTGAGAGGCAGCAGGCAGCTGCCAAGCAGTTTTCTGTTGAGCAGTCTGCGGAGAAGGTATCTTTGCAGAAAGGGATTTCAATAAGTTCAGCTCACAACTTTTTATCTGCAGCTGCGCACAAGGATGAGGATATCATTTTCTGA